Proteins found in one Sphingomonas sp. SORGH_AS_0879 genomic segment:
- the gyrB gene encoding DNA topoisomerase (ATP-hydrolyzing) subunit B: MADTPQTNEYGASSIKVLKGLDAVRKRPGMYIGDTDDGSGLHHMVFEVSDNAIDEALAGHCDRIDIQLNADGSVSVTDNGRGIPTGIHPEEGVSAAEVIMTQLHAGGKFENTSDDNAYKVSGGLHGVGVSVVNALSEFLDLTIWRDGEEHYMRFAHGDAVAPLKVVGKAEPGQKGTRVTFLPSPATFKITEFDFDKLEHRYRELAFLNSGVRLFLTDARHDEPRTVELYYEGGIAAFVKWLDRSKSPLFPEPIAIHGQRDAIGMDVALEWNDSYYENVLAFTNNIPQRDGGTHIAAFRAALTRTLNNYADKSGLLKKEKVTLTGDDMREGLTAIVSVKLPDPKFSSQTKDKLVSSEVRQPLESLIADKLADWLEENPQNARAIVAKIIDAAAAREAAKRARELTRRKGVMDIASLPGKLADCQERDPAKSELFLVEGDSAGGSAKQGRNRHFQAILPLRGKILNTERARFDRMISSKEIGTLIQAMGTGIGRDDFNADKLRYHKIVIMTDADVDGAHIRTLLLTFFYRQMPELIERGHLYIAQPPLYKATKGRSEVYLKDDSALDEYLVEAGVSTMVLEGPGGARSGNDLKGLVDHARRMRTLMRYVPRRYDASIIEVLALAGALDPVLTREQRMATVVETTRRLESGDHEARWSARLTEDGGIHFERLWRGVTDHHIVEASFIASAEARKLHTLAAEQAESFTNAAKLVPLRSAATEPSADVVATDEEGNSTTLARGETRVARPSQLLEAILTAGRKGLAIQRYKGLGEMNAEQLWETTLDPAVRSMLRVTSDDVAAADEVFSRLMGEVVEPRREFIQDNALNVANLDV; the protein is encoded by the coding sequence ATGGCAGATACCCCCCAGACGAATGAGTACGGCGCCTCCTCGATCAAGGTGCTGAAGGGCCTCGACGCGGTGCGCAAGCGGCCGGGCATGTATATCGGCGACACCGACGACGGCTCGGGCCTCCACCACATGGTGTTCGAGGTCAGCGACAACGCGATCGACGAAGCGCTGGCGGGGCATTGCGACCGCATCGATATCCAGTTGAACGCCGATGGCTCGGTCAGCGTGACCGATAACGGCCGCGGCATCCCGACCGGCATACACCCCGAAGAGGGCGTCTCGGCGGCCGAGGTCATCATGACCCAGCTCCATGCGGGCGGCAAGTTCGAGAATACCAGCGACGACAATGCCTATAAGGTGTCGGGCGGCCTGCACGGCGTCGGCGTCTCGGTGGTGAACGCGCTGTCCGAGTTCCTCGACCTGACCATCTGGCGTGACGGCGAGGAGCATTATATGCGCTTCGCGCACGGCGACGCGGTCGCCCCGCTCAAGGTCGTCGGCAAGGCCGAACCGGGGCAGAAGGGCACACGCGTCACCTTCCTGCCCAGCCCGGCCACCTTCAAGATCACCGAGTTCGACTTCGACAAGCTGGAGCATCGTTACCGCGAACTGGCGTTCCTGAACTCGGGCGTCCGCCTGTTCCTGACCGATGCGCGGCATGACGAACCCAGGACAGTCGAACTCTATTATGAGGGCGGGATCGCTGCCTTCGTGAAGTGGCTGGACCGGTCCAAGTCGCCGCTCTTCCCCGAACCCATCGCGATTCATGGTCAGCGCGATGCGATCGGCATGGACGTCGCGTTGGAGTGGAACGATTCCTATTACGAGAACGTCCTCGCCTTCACGAACAACATCCCGCAGCGCGACGGCGGCACGCACATCGCGGCCTTCCGCGCGGCGCTGACCCGCACGCTCAACAATTATGCCGACAAGTCTGGCCTTCTGAAGAAGGAGAAGGTCACGCTGACCGGCGACGACATGCGCGAGGGGCTGACCGCGATCGTCTCGGTCAAGCTGCCCGACCCGAAGTTCAGCAGCCAGACCAAGGACAAGCTGGTTTCGTCCGAGGTGCGCCAGCCGCTGGAATCGCTGATCGCCGACAAGCTGGCCGACTGGCTGGAGGAAAATCCCCAGAACGCCCGCGCGATCGTCGCCAAGATCATCGACGCCGCCGCCGCGCGCGAGGCCGCCAAGCGCGCCCGCGAGCTGACGCGGCGCAAGGGCGTGATGGACATCGCCTCGCTGCCCGGCAAGCTGGCCGACTGCCAGGAGCGCGATCCCGCCAAGTCCGAACTCTTCCTGGTCGAGGGTGACTCGGCCGGCGGTTCGGCCAAGCAGGGGCGCAACCGCCATTTCCAGGCGATCCTTCCCCTTCGCGGCAAGATCCTGAATACCGAGCGCGCGCGGTTCGACCGCATGATCTCGTCCAAGGAAATCGGCACGCTGATCCAGGCGATGGGCACCGGCATCGGCCGCGACGATTTCAACGCGGACAAGCTGCGCTACCACAAGATCGTCATCATGACCGACGCAGACGTCGACGGCGCGCATATCCGCACGCTGCTGCTGACCTTCTTCTATCGCCAGATGCCCGAGCTGATCGAGCGCGGGCATCTCTATATCGCCCAGCCGCCGCTCTACAAGGCGACCAAGGGGCGGTCGGAAGTCTACCTGAAGGACGACAGCGCGCTCGACGAATATCTGGTTGAGGCGGGCGTCTCCACCATGGTGCTGGAAGGGCCGGGCGGTGCGCGCTCGGGCAACGACCTGAAGGGACTGGTCGATCATGCGCGGCGGATGCGCACGCTGATGCGCTATGTGCCGCGCCGTTACGACGCTTCGATCATCGAGGTGCTGGCGCTGGCGGGTGCGCTCGATCCGGTGCTGACCCGTGAGCAGCGGATGGCGACGGTGGTCGAGACCACGCGTCGGCTGGAGTCGGGCGATCACGAGGCGCGCTGGTCGGCGCGTCTCACGGAAGATGGCGGTATCCATTTCGAACGGCTGTGGCGCGGCGTGACCGATCACCACATCGTGGAGGCCAGCTTCATCGCCTCGGCCGAGGCGCGCAAGCTGCACACGCTGGCCGCCGAGCAGGCGGAGAGCTTCACCAACGCCGCCAAGCTGGTGCCGCTGCGCAGCGCCGCGACCGAGCCCTCGGCCGATGTCGTGGCGACCGATGAGGAGGGCAACAGCACCACGCTGGCGCGCGGCGAGACCCGCGTCGCACGGCCGAGCCAGTTGCTGGAGGCGATCCTGACCGCCGGACGCAAGGGCCTGGCCATCCAGCGCTACAAAGGCCTGGGCGAGATGAATGCCGAGCAGTTGTGGGAAACCACGCTCGACCCGGCGGTCCGCTCGATGCTGCGCGTGACTTCGGACGATGTCGCGGCGGCGGACGAGGTGTTCAGCCGGTTGATGGGCGAAGTGGTCGAACCGCGCCGCGAGTTCATCCAGGACAATGCGCTGAACGTGGCGAATCTGGACGTGTAA
- the recF gene encoding DNA replication/repair protein RecF, whose amino-acid sequence MLTRLVLTDFRNHADLALFPSAGFVVLTGENGAGKTNVLEAVSLLAPGRGLRRAALSAMARQGGKGGFGVAATLDGDVEIATGALPSAPERRVVRVQGAGTSANALADWLSVLWLTPAMDRLFVEPASERRRFLDRLVMALAPAHGMHATRYDAAMRERNRLLASEGPVDPDWLSALEARMVEHGAAIDAARVAAVAALDQRLADAPESVFARASLALEGEAVEAGGFAHALAMGRRRDAAAGRTLVGPHRADLRVTHVAKGQAAALCSTGEQKALLLGIVLAHADLVTERREVPPVLLLDEVAAHLDPSRRAALFGRLAGRGQVWMTGTEPALFTDVPGEATRVAF is encoded by the coding sequence ATGCTCACCCGCCTTGTCCTCACCGATTTCCGCAATCACGCCGACCTCGCGCTCTTTCCGAGCGCGGGGTTCGTCGTGCTGACCGGCGAGAATGGCGCGGGGAAGACCAATGTTCTGGAGGCGGTGTCGTTGCTCGCCCCGGGCCGGGGCCTGCGCCGCGCGGCGCTTTCGGCGATGGCGCGGCAGGGGGGCAAGGGCGGGTTCGGTGTCGCCGCGACGCTGGACGGCGATGTCGAGATCGCGACCGGGGCGCTGCCCTCCGCGCCCGAACGGCGGGTCGTGCGGGTGCAGGGGGCGGGGACCAGCGCCAATGCGCTGGCCGATTGGCTGTCCGTCCTGTGGCTGACCCCGGCGATGGACCGGCTGTTCGTCGAGCCCGCGTCGGAGCGGCGGCGGTTCCTCGACCGGCTGGTGATGGCGCTGGCGCCCGCGCATGGGATGCACGCCACCCGCTATGACGCGGCGATGCGGGAGCGCAACCGGCTTCTCGCCAGCGAAGGCCCGGTCGATCCCGACTGGCTGAGCGCCTTGGAAGCGCGAATGGTCGAGCATGGCGCGGCGATCGATGCCGCGCGTGTGGCGGCGGTGGCGGCGCTCGACCAGCGGCTGGCCGACGCGCCGGAGAGCGTGTTCGCGCGTGCGTCGCTGGCGCTGGAGGGGGAGGCGGTGGAAGCGGGGGGCTTCGCCCATGCGCTGGCGATGGGGCGCAGGCGCGATGCGGCGGCGGGGCGGACGTTGGTGGGGCCGCACCGCGCCGACCTGCGTGTCACCCATGTCGCCAAGGGGCAGGCCGCCGCGCTCTGTTCGACCGGGGAGCAGAAGGCGTTGCTGCTGGGGATCGTGCTGGCCCATGCGGACCTGGTCACCGAACGGCGCGAGGTGCCGCCCGTGCTGTTGCTGGACGAGGTGGCGGCGCATCTCGATCCGTCGCGCCGCGCGGCGCTGTTCGGGCGGCTGGCGGGGCGGGGGCAGGTGTGGATGACCGGGACCGAACCCGCCTTGTTCACCGATGTGCCGGGGGAGGCGACGCGGGTGGCGTTTTGA
- the dnaN gene encoding DNA polymerase III subunit beta, translating to MKATIERATLLKGLSHVQSVVERRNTIPILSNVLLEATAEGQLRMMATDLDLQINDSVAAAVDQPGSTTVSAHTLFDIARKLPEGAQVQLTAADGRMTIVAGRARFSLGTLPRDDFPVIAEGELPTQFELPVELLKQIIDKTRFAISTEETRYYLNGIFLHVAEDNGAPVLKAAATDGHRLARVTIERPNGAEEMPDVIVPRKCVAELRKLLDEVDGSVGVSLSGTKIRFDLGQAILTSKLIDGTFPDYSRVIPTANDKILKLDPKAFMQGVDRVSTIATEKTRAVKMALDRDRITLSVTSPENGTASEEVPGEYTSLGFEIGFNSRYLLDILGQIDSDTVEVHLADAAAPTLIRENDKAPALYVLMPMRV from the coding sequence ATGAAGGCGACGATCGAACGCGCAACGCTGCTCAAGGGGTTGAGCCATGTCCAGTCGGTGGTGGAGCGGCGGAACACGATTCCGATCCTCTCCAACGTGCTGCTGGAAGCAACGGCCGAGGGCCAGTTGCGGATGATGGCGACCGATCTGGACCTGCAAATCAACGACAGCGTTGCCGCCGCGGTCGACCAGCCGGGTTCGACCACCGTGTCGGCGCACACGCTGTTCGACATCGCGCGCAAGCTGCCCGAGGGCGCGCAGGTTCAGTTGACGGCGGCGGACGGTCGCATGACCATCGTCGCTGGCCGTGCGCGCTTCTCGCTCGGCACCCTGCCGCGCGACGATTTCCCGGTGATCGCGGAAGGGGAACTGCCCACCCAGTTCGAGCTGCCGGTCGAACTGCTCAAGCAGATCATCGACAAGACGCGCTTCGCCATCTCGACCGAAGAGACGCGCTATTACCTCAACGGCATCTTCCTGCACGTGGCCGAGGACAATGGCGCGCCCGTGCTGAAGGCCGCCGCCACCGACGGCCACCGCCTGGCGCGCGTCACCATCGAGCGCCCGAACGGCGCCGAGGAGATGCCCGACGTGATCGTGCCGCGTAAGTGCGTCGCGGAACTGCGCAAGCTGCTCGACGAGGTGGACGGTTCGGTCGGCGTGTCGCTGTCGGGGACGAAGATCCGCTTCGATCTGGGCCAGGCGATCCTGACCTCCAAGCTGATCGACGGCACCTTCCCGGACTATAGCCGCGTCATCCCGACCGCGAACGACAAGATCCTGAAGCTGGACCCCAAGGCGTTCATGCAGGGCGTCGACCGCGTGTCGACCATCGCGACGGAAAAGACCCGCGCGGTGAAGATGGCGCTCGACCGCGACCGGATCACCCTGTCGGTGACCAGCCCCGAAAACGGCACCGCGTCGGAAGAGGTGCCGGGCGAATATACCTCGCTGGGCTTCGAGATCGGGTTCAACAGCCGCTATCTGCTCGATATTCTGGGCCAGATCGACAGCGACACGGTGGAGGTCCACCTGGCCGACGCCGCCGCGCCGACCCTGATCCGCGAGAATGACAAGGCGCCCGCGCTCTACGTACTGATGCCGATGCGGGTGTAA
- a CDS encoding outer membrane protein produces MRKLMLAALATSAVLAAAVPAAAQTTTGQPFTGFRVEGLIGYDSLNDRQGQDKSSSDGVLYGAGIGYDIAAGPVILGAEGEITGSSSDTRSNGIRIPGDEFRLGAGRDLYAGARVGYVISPVAMGYLKAGYTNAKFDARYTTAGVTTSNDQEVGGYRLGAGLEYAISPNTFVKGEYRYSHYDEMDGVGINPNRHQLLAGLGLRF; encoded by the coding sequence ATGCGTAAGCTCATGCTCGCCGCCCTGGCGACCTCGGCCGTCCTTGCCGCCGCGGTGCCCGCCGCCGCCCAGACGACCACGGGCCAGCCCTTCACGGGGTTCCGCGTCGAAGGCCTGATCGGCTATGACAGCCTCAACGATCGCCAGGGCCAGGACAAGAGCTCGAGCGACGGTGTGCTCTATGGTGCGGGCATCGGGTACGACATCGCCGCCGGACCCGTCATCCTGGGCGCGGAAGGCGAGATCACCGGTTCCAGTTCCGACACGCGCAGCAACGGCATTCGCATCCCCGGTGACGAATTTCGCCTGGGTGCGGGCCGCGATCTCTATGCCGGTGCGCGGGTCGGCTATGTCATCTCGCCGGTCGCCATGGGCTATCTGAAGGCGGGCTATACCAACGCCAAGTTCGATGCGCGCTACACCACGGCGGGCGTCACCACGTCCAACGACCAGGAAGTCGGCGGCTATCGCCTGGGTGCCGGTCTGGAATATGCGATCAGCCCCAACACCTTCGTAAAGGGCGAATATCGCTATTCGCACTATGACGAAATGGACGGCGTCGGCATCAACCCGAACCGGCACCAGCTACTCGCCGGACTGGGCCTGCGCTTCTGA
- a CDS encoding histidine phosphatase family protein translates to MPMPAPPPPQPDHVRRGRDFIARHGETVFNRIGRIQGDRTDLHTPLTRRGFAQAEALGEVLRHHLGESPALTLWSSPTGRALQTLAVIAEHLGLDWHRTTHDSRLIELGFGSWGGQVFADLAAIHGPIVHPHGMAVGAPDGESYAAMAARLRGWMADTHDHDGDRLILMHGLSSRVLRGLMLGWADDPLCGVPVAERLPQGSIVMIEAGRETLIHRASA, encoded by the coding sequence ATGCCGATGCCCGCACCCCCGCCCCCGCAGCCGGACCATGTGCGCCGGGGCCGCGACTTCATCGCCCGGCATGGCGAGACGGTGTTCAACCGGATCGGCAGGATCCAGGGGGACCGCACCGATCTCCACACCCCGCTGACCCGGCGCGGCTTCGCACAGGCGGAGGCATTGGGCGAGGTGCTGCGGCACCATCTCGGCGAATCGCCGGCATTGACGCTATGGTCCTCACCCACCGGCCGCGCGCTCCAGACGCTGGCGGTGATCGCCGAGCATCTGGGGCTCGACTGGCATAGGACAACGCATGATTCGCGGCTGATCGAACTCGGATTCGGCAGTTGGGGCGGACAGGTCTTCGCCGACCTCGCCGCCATCCATGGGCCCATCGTCCATCCGCACGGCATGGCGGTCGGCGCACCCGATGGCGAAAGCTATGCCGCGATGGCGGCCCGGTTGCGCGGGTGGATGGCGGATACGCATGACCATGACGGCGACCGGCTGATCCTGATGCATGGCCTGTCCAGCCGGGTGCTGCGCGGATTGATGCTGGGCTGGGCGGACGATCCCCTGTGCGGCGTGCCGGTGGCCGAACGCCTGCCGCAAGGATCGATCGTGATGATCGAGGCGGGCCGCGAGACGCTGATCCACCGGGCCTCGGCATGA